A window of the Azospirillum formosense genome harbors these coding sequences:
- a CDS encoding NAD-dependent epimerase/dehydratase family protein, producing the protein MGVTLVTGGSGFIGGHLVAALAARGERVRVLDLQDPPDGLPPDVEVRHGSILDAAAVARALDGVERVHHLAAVATLWDRDPTVFDRVNRQGTRVVLDAAARAPGVKRFVHCSTEAVMIGHPPPRRLDESADPGLEALAGPYCRSKYLAEKDALAAAAQGLPVVVVNPTAPIGPGDRLPTPPNAMLRLFRRGGPRLILDCVLNLVDVRDVAQGMILAAERGRIGERYILGGEDIGLGDLAERIDRLCGRVPLRRHPVPPALALAAARVEEWLSDHVTRRPPTAPVTGVRLALGGGGFDSGKAMRELGYTVRPLEASLRAALG; encoded by the coding sequence ATGGGGGTCACGCTCGTCACCGGTGGCAGCGGTTTCATCGGCGGGCATCTGGTGGCGGCGCTGGCGGCGCGGGGCGAGCGGGTGCGCGTCCTCGACCTCCAGGACCCGCCGGACGGCCTGCCGCCGGACGTGGAGGTCCGGCACGGCTCCATCCTCGACGCGGCGGCGGTGGCCCGCGCGCTGGATGGGGTGGAGCGGGTCCATCATCTCGCCGCCGTGGCGACGCTGTGGGACCGCGACCCGACCGTCTTCGACCGGGTGAACCGGCAGGGCACGCGGGTGGTCCTGGACGCGGCGGCGCGGGCGCCGGGCGTGAAACGCTTCGTCCATTGCTCGACCGAGGCCGTGATGATCGGCCACCCGCCGCCGCGCCGCCTCGATGAGAGCGCCGATCCGGGGCTGGAGGCGCTGGCCGGTCCCTACTGCCGGTCGAAGTATCTGGCCGAGAAGGACGCGCTGGCCGCCGCGGCGCAAGGGCTGCCGGTGGTGGTGGTCAACCCCACGGCGCCCATCGGCCCCGGCGACCGGCTGCCCACCCCGCCGAACGCCATGCTGCGCCTGTTCCGGCGCGGCGGGCCGCGGCTGATCCTCGATTGCGTGCTGAACCTCGTGGACGTGCGCGACGTGGCGCAGGGCATGATCCTGGCCGCGGAACGCGGACGGATCGGCGAGCGCTACATCCTGGGGGGCGAGGACATCGGGTTGGGCGATCTGGCGGAGCGGATCGACCGGCTGTGCGGGAGGGTGCCGCTCCGCCGCCATCCCGTGCCTCCGGCTTTGGCGCTGGCGGCCGCGCGGGTGGAGGAATGGCTGTCCGACCATGTGACGCGCCGCCCGCCCACCGCGCCGGTGACCGGCGTCCGGCTGGCGCTGGGCGGCGGCGGCTTCGACAGCGGCAAGGCGATGCGGGAGCTGGGCTACACGGTGCGGCCGCTGGAGGCGAGTTTGCGGGCGGCGTTGGGGTAG
- a CDS encoding MerR family transcriptional regulator encodes MKIGELARRTGLTAHTIRYYERIGLLPYADRNQSRHRDYDASILTWIEFLGRLKTTGMPIRDMLRYAALREEGAGTEAERRALLERHRERVRAQVDDLNACLLVLDTKIDGYVETEQRKTDDDAPVQDRIRGRRKPA; translated from the coding sequence ATGAAGATCGGAGAGCTTGCGAGACGTACGGGGCTGACCGCCCACACCATCCGCTACTATGAGCGGATCGGGCTGCTGCCCTATGCCGACCGGAACCAGTCCCGCCACCGCGATTACGACGCCTCGATCCTGACCTGGATCGAGTTTCTCGGCCGTCTGAAGACGACCGGCATGCCGATCCGCGACATGCTCCGCTACGCGGCGCTTCGTGAGGAGGGCGCCGGCACCGAAGCGGAACGGCGGGCGTTGCTGGAGCGACACCGCGAGCGCGTGCGTGCCCAGGTCGACGACCTGAACGCCTGTCTTCTCGTCCTCGATACCAAGATCGACGGTTACGTCGAAACGGAACAGAGGAAGACTGACGATGACGCACCTGTCCAGGATCGAATCCGGGGTCGAAGAAAGCCGGCTTGA
- the cueR gene encoding Cu(I)-responsive transcriptional regulator: protein MTIGDAAKASGVNAKLIRYYESIGLIPEAGRTASGYRVYSSSDVNVLRFVKRARTLGFSIERIQILVGLWQDRSRSSAEVKRVALDHVAELEAKIAELRAMSDTLKHLAHACHGDERPDCPILRDLEEGGGSCCHEPPP from the coding sequence ATGACCATCGGGGACGCGGCGAAGGCCTCCGGCGTCAACGCCAAGCTGATCCGCTACTACGAGTCCATCGGCCTGATCCCCGAGGCCGGGCGGACCGCGTCGGGCTACCGCGTCTATTCGTCGAGCGACGTGAACGTCCTGCGCTTCGTCAAGCGGGCGCGGACGCTGGGCTTCAGCATCGAGCGCATCCAGATCCTGGTCGGGCTGTGGCAGGACCGCAGCCGCTCCAGCGCCGAGGTGAAGCGCGTGGCGCTCGACCATGTGGCGGAGCTGGAGGCGAAGATCGCCGAGCTGCGCGCGATGAGCGACACGCTGAAGCACCTCGCGCACGCCTGCCACGGCGACGAGCGGCCGGATTGCCCGATCCTGCGGGATTTGGAGGAGGGTGGGGGAAGTTGCTGCCACGAGCCCCCACCCTGA
- a CDS encoding heavy metal translocating P-type ATPase, with protein sequence MSATTTDLDIGISGMTCASCVGRVEKALSRLPGVTSVSVNLATERARVAFAGDPDPRAVAEAIETVGFEPQRQDFDLTVGGMTCASCVARVEKALLRVPGVESAAVNLATERAHVTAYAGTVDAARLAEAVEMTGFTAASVSATESAAAEDPAQDRNRRDLHHVLIAAALSAPLVLGMAGDLLGLNLMLPPWAQFLLATPVQFWLGWRFYRAGFMAARAGSGNMDLLVALGTSAAWGLSVYTMLTAHPGHTPHLYFEASAVLITFVLLGKWLEARAKGRTAAAIRALMQLRPDTARVRRDGVEVDLPIAQVRVGDRVAVRPGERIPVDGRVVEGAGSVDESMLTGESLPVEKAPGSRVTGGSINVDGLLLVETVAVGAETMLAKIVRMVEGAQASKAPIQRLVDKVAAVFVPVVLGIAAATLVGWWIGTGNAETAIITAVSVLVIACPCALGLATPTAIMVGTGAAARHGILIKDAEALEHAHAITAVAFDKTGTLTEGKPRVTDLVPADGVDDEKLLRLAAALQTGSEHPLARAVRDRAAEQGVAAPAPEGFKALAGRGVSAGVEGRALLLGSKRLIAENGLSDAVLEARAAALESAGRTLSWLAETAPERRVLGLVAFGDTVKESARAAVRSLKAQGVETVMVTGDGAGAARAVAADLGIDRVFAEVLPDGKADVVATLKAEGKVVGMVGDGINDAPALAAADVGIAMATGTDVAMHTAGVTLMRGDPALVAGSIDVSRRTYSKIRQGLFWAFIYNLVGIPLAASGLLSPVLAGAAMALSSVSVVLNALSLRGWKP encoded by the coding sequence ATGTCCGCCACCACCACCGACCTCGACATCGGCATCTCCGGCATGACCTGCGCCTCCTGCGTGGGGCGGGTTGAAAAGGCGCTGTCGCGTCTGCCGGGCGTCACCAGCGTGTCGGTCAACCTCGCCACCGAGCGGGCGCGGGTCGCCTTCGCGGGCGATCCCGATCCGCGGGCGGTGGCGGAGGCCATCGAGACCGTCGGCTTCGAACCGCAGAGGCAGGACTTCGACCTGACGGTCGGCGGGATGACCTGCGCCTCCTGCGTCGCGCGCGTCGAAAAGGCGTTGCTGCGCGTGCCGGGTGTGGAATCCGCCGCCGTCAACCTCGCGACGGAGCGGGCGCACGTCACCGCCTACGCCGGGACGGTGGACGCCGCCCGGCTGGCCGAGGCGGTGGAGATGACCGGCTTCACCGCCGCTTCCGTCTCCGCGACGGAGTCCGCGGCGGCGGAGGACCCGGCGCAGGACCGCAACCGGCGGGACCTCCACCATGTGCTGATCGCCGCCGCGCTGTCGGCGCCGCTGGTTCTCGGCATGGCCGGGGACCTGCTGGGGCTGAACCTGATGCTGCCGCCCTGGGCGCAGTTCCTGCTGGCGACCCCGGTGCAGTTCTGGCTGGGCTGGCGCTTCTACCGGGCCGGCTTCATGGCCGCGCGCGCCGGGTCCGGCAACATGGATCTGCTGGTGGCGCTCGGCACCTCCGCGGCCTGGGGCCTCAGCGTCTACACGATGCTGACGGCGCATCCGGGGCATACGCCGCACCTCTATTTCGAGGCGTCGGCGGTGCTCATCACCTTCGTGCTGCTCGGCAAGTGGCTGGAGGCCCGCGCCAAGGGACGGACGGCGGCCGCGATCCGCGCGCTGATGCAGCTTCGCCCGGACACCGCCCGCGTCCGCCGCGACGGCGTCGAGGTGGACCTGCCCATCGCCCAGGTGCGCGTCGGCGACCGCGTGGCGGTCCGCCCCGGCGAGCGCATCCCCGTGGACGGGCGTGTCGTGGAGGGGGCGGGCAGCGTGGACGAATCCATGCTGACCGGCGAGAGCCTGCCGGTGGAGAAGGCGCCGGGCTCGCGCGTCACCGGCGGCTCGATCAACGTGGACGGGCTGCTGCTGGTCGAGACGGTGGCGGTGGGCGCCGAGACGATGCTCGCCAAGATCGTCCGCATGGTCGAGGGCGCCCAGGCGTCCAAGGCGCCGATCCAGCGGCTGGTCGACAAGGTGGCGGCGGTCTTCGTGCCGGTGGTGCTGGGCATCGCCGCGGCGACGCTCGTCGGCTGGTGGATCGGCACGGGGAACGCGGAGACGGCGATCATCACGGCGGTGTCGGTGCTGGTCATCGCCTGCCCCTGCGCGCTGGGCCTCGCCACGCCGACCGCCATCATGGTCGGCACCGGGGCTGCGGCCCGCCACGGCATCCTCATCAAGGACGCTGAGGCGCTGGAGCACGCCCACGCCATCACCGCCGTGGCCTTCGACAAGACCGGCACGCTGACCGAGGGCAAGCCCCGCGTCACCGATCTGGTGCCCGCGGATGGCGTCGACGACGAGAAGCTCCTGCGGCTCGCCGCGGCGCTCCAGACCGGCAGCGAGCACCCGCTGGCCCGTGCCGTCCGCGACCGTGCGGCGGAGCAGGGCGTGGCCGCTCCCGCCCCGGAGGGGTTCAAGGCGCTGGCCGGGCGCGGCGTGTCGGCCGGCGTGGAGGGCCGCGCCCTGCTGCTGGGCAGCAAGCGGCTGATCGCGGAGAACGGCCTGTCCGACGCGGTGCTGGAGGCGCGGGCGGCGGCGCTGGAATCCGCCGGCCGCACCCTGTCCTGGCTGGCCGAGACGGCGCCGGAGCGCCGCGTGCTGGGCCTTGTCGCCTTCGGCGACACGGTGAAGGAGAGCGCCCGCGCCGCCGTCCGCTCCCTGAAGGCGCAGGGGGTGGAGACGGTGATGGTCACCGGCGACGGTGCCGGGGCCGCCCGCGCGGTGGCCGCCGACCTGGGCATCGACCGCGTCTTCGCCGAGGTGCTTCCGGACGGCAAGGCCGATGTGGTGGCGACGCTGAAGGCGGAGGGCAAGGTCGTCGGCATGGTCGGCGACGGCATCAACGACGCCCCGGCGCTGGCCGCCGCCGACGTCGGCATCGCCATGGCGACCGGCACCGACGTGGCGATGCACACCGCCGGGGTCACGCTGATGCGCGGCGATCCGGCCCTGGTCGCCGGTTCCATCGACGTGTCGCGCCGCACCTATTCCAAGATCCGCCAGGGTCTGTTCTGGGCCTTCATCTACAATCTGGTCGGCATTCCGCTGGCGGCGTCGGGCCTGCTCAGCCCGGTGCTGGCCGGGGCGGCGATGGCGCTGAGTTCGGTCAGCGTCGTGCTGAACGCGCTGTCGCTGCGGGGGTGGAAGCCATGA
- a CDS encoding pirin family protein, giving the protein MITIRNRDERGAVNMGWLNSKHSFSFGHYYDPAHMGFRALRVINDDRVIPGAGFPTHGHADMEIVSYVLDGALEHKDTLGTSSVIRPGDVQRMSAGSGIRHSEYNASKKDPVHFLQIWILPNEEGMVPGYEQKAFEREEKQGRLRLVGSGDGRDGSVTIHQDVDLYATLLDEGDSVTHELRPGRHAWVQVARGQVRLNGEVLKEGDGAAISNETALTLDGVVSAEVLLFDLA; this is encoded by the coding sequence ATGATCACGATCCGCAACCGCGACGAACGGGGCGCCGTCAACATGGGCTGGCTGAACAGCAAGCACAGCTTCTCGTTCGGCCACTACTACGACCCGGCCCATATGGGCTTCCGCGCGCTGCGCGTTATCAACGACGACCGCGTGATCCCCGGCGCCGGCTTCCCCACCCATGGGCACGCCGACATGGAGATCGTGTCCTACGTCCTCGACGGCGCGCTGGAGCACAAGGACACGCTGGGCACCAGCTCGGTCATCCGCCCCGGCGACGTGCAGCGGATGAGCGCCGGGTCGGGCATCCGGCACAGCGAGTACAACGCGTCCAAGAAGGACCCGGTGCACTTCCTGCAGATCTGGATCCTGCCCAACGAGGAGGGGATGGTCCCCGGCTATGAGCAGAAGGCGTTCGAGCGGGAGGAGAAGCAGGGCCGCCTGCGCCTCGTCGGCTCCGGGGACGGGCGGGACGGCAGCGTGACCATCCACCAGGACGTGGACCTCTACGCCACGCTTCTGGACGAGGGCGACAGCGTGACCCACGAGCTGCGTCCGGGCCGCCACGCCTGGGTGCAGGTCGCCCGCGGTCAGGTCCGGCTGAACGGCGAGGTCCTGAAGGAAGGCGACGGCGCCGCGATCAGCAACGAAACCGCTCTGACGCTGGACGGCGTCGTCAGCGCCGAGGTGCTGCTGTTCGATCTGGCGTGA
- a CDS encoding GNAT family N-acetyltransferase, translated as MSDTVTDNPAMSRFELDVNGQTVFATYRRRGTILHIPYVEAPPSLRGTGAAGRLLEGVMAIARAEGLTIVPICGYAANWMHRHREHHDLLAR; from the coding sequence ATGAGCGACACCGTGACCGACAACCCGGCCATGAGCCGGTTCGAACTGGACGTGAACGGCCAGACGGTCTTCGCGACCTACCGCCGCCGCGGCACCATCCTGCACATCCCCTATGTGGAGGCGCCGCCGTCCCTGCGCGGCACCGGGGCCGCCGGGCGCCTGCTGGAGGGGGTGATGGCCATCGCCCGCGCCGAGGGGCTGACCATCGTCCCGATCTGCGGCTATGCCGCCAACTGGATGCACCGCCACCGCGAGCATCACGACCTGCTGGCCCGGTAG
- a CDS encoding ABC transporter substrate-binding protein has protein sequence MIGSISRRTWMRAALALAVLAAGLLPVPAVAQQAGNTPGARATVARLNEAILSLMREAAGREPARARLQRFLPVMLDTFDLEAALRVAAAPYFDQSAEPEKRQALDAFARRSAAQYVDRFDSYDGQRIEIVGERPAPRGMLLVDTDLVRAGKTPVRLSYLLRPEGDRWRILDVLAKGTVSQLATQRSEFQNTLRGGGLAALTRDLNSNADRILGGA, from the coding sequence ATGATTGGTTCCATCTCACGCCGGACCTGGATGCGCGCCGCGCTCGCGCTGGCCGTGCTGGCGGCCGGCCTGCTGCCGGTCCCCGCCGTGGCGCAGCAGGCCGGGAACACCCCGGGCGCCCGCGCCACGGTGGCGCGGCTGAACGAGGCCATCCTGTCCCTGATGCGGGAGGCCGCCGGGCGGGAGCCGGCACGGGCGCGGCTCCAGCGTTTCCTGCCGGTGATGCTCGACACCTTCGACCTGGAGGCCGCGCTCCGCGTCGCCGCCGCTCCCTATTTCGACCAGTCGGCGGAGCCGGAGAAGCGGCAGGCGCTGGACGCCTTCGCCCGGCGCAGCGCCGCGCAGTATGTGGACCGCTTCGACAGCTACGACGGCCAGCGGATCGAGATCGTCGGCGAACGGCCGGCCCCGCGCGGGATGCTGCTGGTCGACACCGATCTGGTGCGCGCGGGCAAGACGCCGGTGCGGCTGAGCTACCTGTTGCGTCCGGAAGGCGACCGCTGGCGCATCCTCGACGTGCTGGCGAAGGGCACGGTCAGCCAACTCGCCACCCAGCGCTCGGAATTCCAGAACACGCTGCGCGGCGGCGGGCTGGCCGCCCTGACGCGCGACCTCAACAGCAACGCCGACCGCATCCTCGGCGGGGCGTGA
- a CDS encoding ABC transporter ATP-binding protein translates to MLTVSDLDLFYGDAQALDGVSIAVAEGTTTAIVGANGAGKTSLIHTISGILKPARGTIRFRGKDIAGLPSHVVCDLGIGQVAEGRQIFPTLSIRENLEMGAVIPRARAGAKDTFERVLTLFPRLNERLEQAAGTLSGGEQQMLAIGRCLMGKPDLIMFDEPSLGLSPTMVQELFRTIRALAAEGMTIILVEQNVAASLKLAQRAYVLENGRVVLAGTGEELLADPAVKQAYLGL, encoded by the coding sequence ATGCTGACCGTATCCGACCTCGACCTCTTCTACGGCGACGCCCAGGCGCTCGACGGCGTGTCCATCGCGGTGGCGGAGGGCACGACGACCGCCATCGTCGGGGCCAACGGGGCGGGCAAGACCTCGCTGATCCACACCATCTCCGGGATCCTGAAGCCGGCCCGCGGCACCATCCGCTTCCGCGGCAAGGACATCGCCGGCCTGCCCAGCCATGTCGTCTGCGACCTCGGTATCGGGCAGGTGGCGGAGGGGCGGCAGATCTTCCCGACGCTCAGCATCCGCGAGAACCTGGAGATGGGCGCCGTCATCCCGCGCGCCCGCGCCGGGGCGAAGGACACGTTCGAGCGCGTGCTGACCCTCTTCCCCCGCCTGAACGAGCGGCTGGAGCAGGCCGCCGGCACCCTGTCGGGCGGCGAGCAGCAGATGCTGGCCATCGGGCGCTGCCTGATGGGCAAGCCCGACCTGATCATGTTCGACGAGCCGTCGCTCGGCCTCTCCCCGACCATGGTGCAGGAGCTGTTCCGCACCATCCGCGCGCTCGCCGCCGAGGGCATGACGATCATCCTGGTGGAGCAGAACGTCGCCGCCTCGCTGAAGCTGGCGCAGCGCGCCTATGTGCTGGAGAACGGGCGTGTCGTCCTGGCCGGCACGGGCGAGGAGCTTCTGGCCGATCCTGCGGTGAAGCAGGCCTATCTCGGCCTGTGA
- a CDS encoding trimeric intracellular cation channel family protein, which yields MPTVLPDVSPLLLAMDLTGIFIFGLTGGTLAVRHRLDIFGVMVLALVTALAGGVLRDVLIGAIPPATMQDERYLITALASGLFAFFFHPFINRLVKPVMVLDAAGLGIFAVAGCGKALAYGLGPLPAVLLGVLTACGGGLVRDVLVAEVPRVLREEIYAVAALLGAAIVIAGAMLDLPKAPVAIAGTAAAFLLRVVSVLRGWSAPRAPGS from the coding sequence ATGCCCACCGTCCTGCCCGATGTTTCGCCGCTCCTCCTCGCCATGGACCTGACCGGAATCTTCATTTTCGGGCTGACGGGCGGGACGCTCGCCGTTCGGCATCGTCTGGACATCTTCGGCGTGATGGTGCTGGCGCTGGTCACGGCGCTGGCCGGCGGCGTGCTGCGCGACGTGCTGATCGGCGCGATCCCGCCGGCCACCATGCAGGACGAACGGTACCTGATCACGGCGCTGGCCTCGGGCCTGTTCGCCTTCTTCTTCCACCCCTTCATCAACCGGCTGGTCAAGCCGGTGATGGTGCTGGACGCGGCCGGTCTGGGCATCTTCGCGGTGGCCGGCTGCGGCAAGGCGCTGGCCTATGGGCTGGGCCCGCTGCCCGCGGTCCTGCTGGGCGTGCTGACCGCCTGCGGCGGCGGGCTGGTGCGCGACGTGCTGGTGGCCGAGGTGCCGCGCGTGCTGCGCGAGGAGATCTACGCGGTGGCCGCCCTGCTGGGTGCGGCGATCGTCATCGCCGGGGCCATGCTGGACCTGCCGAAGGCGCCGGTCGCCATCGCCGGGACGGCGGCGGCCTTCCTGCTGCGGGTGGTCAGCGTGCTGCGCGGCTGGAGCGCGCCGCGCGCCCCCGGTTCATGA
- a CDS encoding sulfotransferase, whose product MPIPDHPLYGCDAVTLLTVLARNGAPRGRGWPTALAALASALGRAPFSLAEAGWVAARRRKGTGLPPPVFILGHWRSGTTHLYNVLSRDPQFGIIDPFAVGLPWDMLGLGSVLRPLLARALPERRYIDNVPVKADSPQEDEIALANMSPVSFYHGLYFPERFDENLRRGLYFDGCTAAEREAWKRRFLYFLEKVSIAQGGRCILLKNPVYSARVAMMREIWPDARFIHIHRDPRAVFVSTVGFYRTLLARLALQPHGHIDVERVVLDHYPRIMQALIDDTADLPADRFAEVPFERFERDPLAEVERLYRTLDLPGYAAARPNFEAYLGAVSDYAKNRHRLSAEGRERVDREWAPFVARWGAGVA is encoded by the coding sequence ATGCCGATCCCGGACCATCCGCTGTACGGCTGCGACGCCGTCACGCTGCTGACCGTGCTGGCGCGCAACGGCGCTCCGCGCGGGCGCGGCTGGCCGACGGCGCTGGCGGCGCTGGCCTCGGCGCTGGGGCGCGCGCCCTTCTCGCTGGCCGAGGCCGGCTGGGTGGCGGCGCGGCGGCGGAAGGGCACCGGCCTGCCGCCGCCGGTCTTCATCCTCGGCCATTGGCGCAGCGGCACGACCCATCTCTACAACGTGCTGAGCCGCGACCCGCAATTCGGCATCATCGACCCCTTCGCGGTCGGCCTGCCCTGGGACATGCTGGGTCTGGGCTCGGTCCTGAGGCCGCTGCTGGCCCGCGCCCTGCCGGAGCGGCGCTACATCGACAACGTGCCGGTCAAGGCCGACAGTCCGCAGGAGGACGAGATCGCCCTGGCGAACATGTCGCCGGTCTCCTTCTACCATGGCCTCTATTTCCCGGAACGGTTCGACGAGAACCTGCGCCGCGGCCTCTATTTCGACGGCTGCACGGCGGCGGAGCGGGAGGCCTGGAAACGCCGCTTCCTCTATTTCCTGGAGAAGGTGTCGATCGCCCAGGGCGGGCGCTGCATCCTGCTGAAGAACCCGGTCTACAGCGCGCGGGTCGCCATGATGCGGGAGATCTGGCCCGACGCGCGCTTCATCCACATCCACCGCGACCCGCGGGCGGTGTTCGTGTCCACGGTCGGCTTCTACCGGACGCTGCTGGCGCGGCTGGCGCTCCAGCCGCACGGGCACATCGACGTGGAGCGGGTCGTGCTGGACCATTACCCGCGCATCATGCAGGCGCTGATCGACGACACGGCGGACCTGCCGGCGGACCGCTTCGCCGAGGTGCCGTTCGAACGCTTCGAGCGCGATCCGCTGGCGGAGGTGGAACGGCTGTACCGGACGCTGGACCTTCCGGGATACGCGGCGGCGCGCCCGAACTTCGAGGCCTATCTGGGGGCGGTGAGCGATTACGCGAAGAACCGCCACCGCCTGTCCGCCGAAGGGCGGGAGCGGGTGGACCGCGAAT
- a CDS encoding TIGR02587 family membrane protein — MDITRQRSFLHDEAQFARALARAAAGAIIFALPLLMTMEMWELGFYMDRFRLALFILVTLPVLFGLSYFAGFEETFCWQDDLIDALSAFAVGFLMSAALLTVFAIVRLDQPLPEIIGKIALQSVPASIGAMLARKQLGQQDDADRERRIRSSYPGELFLMGAGALFVGFNVAPTEEMILISYKMSPWHAVALAVLSLGLLHIFVYTVGFAGQENAGDDGFLSVFLRFSVAGYGIALLISLYLLWTFERIAGLSMMELVTATVVLGFPSALGAATARLIV, encoded by the coding sequence ATGGACATCACCCGCCAGCGCAGCTTTCTCCATGACGAAGCCCAATTCGCCCGCGCGCTGGCCCGTGCCGCGGCGGGGGCGATCATCTTCGCCCTGCCCCTGCTGATGACGATGGAGATGTGGGAGCTGGGCTTCTACATGGACCGCTTCCGGCTGGCCCTGTTCATTCTGGTGACGCTGCCGGTGCTGTTCGGCCTGTCCTACTTCGCCGGCTTCGAGGAAACCTTCTGCTGGCAGGACGACCTGATCGACGCGCTGTCGGCCTTCGCGGTCGGATTCCTGATGTCGGCGGCGCTGCTGACCGTCTTCGCCATCGTGCGCCTGGACCAGCCGTTGCCGGAGATCATCGGCAAGATCGCGCTCCAGTCCGTGCCGGCCAGCATCGGCGCCATGCTGGCGCGCAAGCAGCTCGGCCAGCAGGATGACGCCGACAGGGAGCGCCGCATCCGCTCCAGCTATCCGGGCGAGCTGTTCCTGATGGGGGCGGGGGCGCTGTTCGTCGGCTTCAACGTCGCCCCGACGGAGGAGATGATCCTGATCTCCTACAAGATGTCGCCCTGGCACGCGGTGGCGCTGGCGGTGCTGTCGCTGGGATTGCTGCACATCTTCGTCTACACGGTCGGCTTCGCGGGGCAGGAAAACGCCGGGGACGATGGGTTCCTGTCCGTCTTCCTGCGATTCTCGGTCGCCGGATACGGCATCGCCCTGCTCATCAGCCTCTATCTGCTGTGGACCTTCGAGCGGATCGCCGGCCTGTCGATGATGGAGCTGGTGACCGCCACGGTGGTGCTGGGCTTCCCGAGCGCGCTGGGCGCCGCCACCGCCCGCCTGATCGTGTGA
- a CDS encoding carboxymuconolactone decarboxylase family protein — translation MTHLSRIESGVEESRLERGRRALAEIDGEAGRKVVAALADIAPDFATYVFEFPFGDIYSRPGLDLRSREIATIAALAAMGNAAPQLKVHIEAGLNVGLTRDEIVEILIQMAVYAGFPAALNGLFAAKEVFAATDGQRPQGPS, via the coding sequence ATGACGCACCTGTCCAGGATCGAATCCGGGGTCGAAGAAAGCCGGCTTGAGCGCGGGCGACGGGCGCTCGCCGAAATCGACGGCGAAGCCGGCCGCAAGGTGGTGGCGGCGCTTGCCGACATCGCGCCGGACTTCGCGACCTATGTGTTCGAATTTCCCTTCGGCGACATCTATTCGCGGCCCGGACTCGATCTGCGGTCGCGCGAGATCGCCACCATCGCGGCGCTCGCCGCCATGGGCAACGCGGCACCCCAGCTCAAGGTGCACATCGAGGCCGGGTTGAACGTCGGGCTGACCCGCGACGAGATCGTCGAGATTCTCATCCAGATGGCGGTCTATGCGGGGTTCCCGGCCGCTCTCAACGGGCTGTTCGCGGCCAAGGAGGTGTTCGCGGCGACGGACGGGCAACGGCCCCAGGGACCGTCGTGA
- a CDS encoding heavy metal-associated domain-containing protein — MIAFKVPGMTCGGCAASVRRALGAVAGVEDVRIDLESKDVRVGGTPSADALRTALDRAGFEAEGLPVA, encoded by the coding sequence ATGATTGCGTTCAAGGTTCCCGGCATGACCTGCGGCGGCTGCGCCGCCTCCGTCCGCCGCGCGCTCGGCGCCGTCGCCGGGGTCGAGGATGTGCGGATCGACCTGGAGTCGAAGGACGTCCGCGTCGGCGGGACGCCCAGCGCCGACGCCTTGCGGACGGCCCTCGACAGGGCCGGCTTCGAGGCCGAAGGGCTGCCGGTCGCGTAA